The Clarias gariepinus isolate MV-2021 ecotype Netherlands chromosome 12, CGAR_prim_01v2, whole genome shotgun sequence region gtaaaatCCTCAATGATTTAATTGCAAACCACAAATCCTCTCTGTTATTGTCTtgagttaaaaatgtaatcagttTAACACTGCGATTGTTCAACATTTAGTTAGGATATTCCCtcgctttttaaaatgtaatttttttttggtggtttctttcttttattattattgttttacatatatttagttaatatgtataatttaataaagtaattgttaattaactgaaataatttattgttaattGTATAGTTTCATAAttgtataatacatttattttattctatcaATTGTTTAATTGTAATTCTAATcctaattaatcaataaaacatataGCCCCGGTTTACAGAGAAGAAaggatttatttgtttgttaatcttgttttatttatttctcctttGTAAGctttatattttaccagtttacTCGTAGATCTTTTTCTgttaacattaatattattatattgatcATAAGAATGTTTCctttacaaaaacaacaacaacaacaacaataataaataaataaatatattttattatttgtatttttttttattatggaagcatataaataaagatttaatttaattattattattattattattattattattatgtaaatctTAAAAATTCTGAGATATAAAATATTGACAATTAAAGACAATTAAATGTATATCAcagataaattaaaatgtatatatgtttttgtttagaatTAACCAACTTGAAATTCACGTGGTCATAGATtaagattaaatttttatttacaaatatttgaatattttattcaattttacaCTTATTTAAATTAGACCATTTAACAATTAACAGAGCTCGGGTCCAATCAGTCAAATTTAggctgcaaaaataaataaatgaattaagtaattcattaataataataaaataaaataaaaacgttAGTTCGCGGGTTACGTCATAGTGTGTGGCGCTGTTCTGTACCTCCTGCGGTTAAATGTCTCCCCCTATCGGAAGAGCGCGTCCATGTCACCATATCAACTGAagactctcactcactcactcactcactcatcttctatacgctttatcctgtattcaggggtcgcaggggcctggagcctctcccaggagACACAGAGCCcgggccttctcgtccaacagcAGGGCCTGATCTTATGAATGCTCTACAGAAAAattctaaaatataaaatattgacaATTAAAGACAATTAAATGTATATCAcagataaattaaaatgtatatatgtttcttatataGACAGCCTTCCAAGTAGAGTGAAAGATGTTATAACTGCAAAAACGGGGaccgactccatattgaagtgaATGTATTTAGATACACTGTCgatgcaggtttggccaaatacttttgtccatatggtgtatataaatataccgCACATAAGCTTTTGAGCATACGGGACATTATATTTTACCCAGAGTGattaagaagatttttttttttttttttttttacagtaaatgcagATGAACAAATGTTTAAGCTCATTCTGTTCAGTTAAGACTCTCAGGCTGTGTACGCTCGGCTGGTGGAATGGGAGTCAGGGCTAAATATAAACTGCTGTTTGTGTAACTGCATGGCCTGTATCGTAACAAGCTGCATGGCCCTATCCTGTGGATCACATGGTGGAGGAGGGAATCCACACGGCTGTGTTTGTTTACGTCTGCTCTTGTTTCTTGTTAAAATGGCCGAGCCActggatgaagaagaagaagaacaacagcTAATAGATTTCGCCATCCGAAGAAGTCTTCAGGACAGCACTGTACCCATGTGTACGAAGTGGAGGTGTGTAAATTACAGGTTTAGCCGCTCTCGGATCATTTACGATATTCCCCAGTTCAGTATTTCTATTACACGTGCCAAACCTCTCCACGTTCTCTCTGGTTTTAAGTATGACAGAAACAGCAAGCGATGAAAATCTGAAGATTTTAGCAGCTATAGACCAAGGTACAGACAAATTCTGTTATTTCTACAGCATACCGTATATGTGAATAACATGAAAGTAATATCCAGTTATTATTTagataattgaataaaatttaatgcaCCTGGCAGGGTCCTGATGTATGTTTTTGGGCATTTCCCTTATTCCTAGCAAAATCTATAATAAAGAATATTTCAGATACACAGCATGTCTACCGGTTTACAGAGGACACTTTGTTTATCTGCTCCAGGTGACTTGGACACATTGCAGGGACTGCAGGGGAAAAGCAGCGGCTTTAACGAGACGGACAGGAGGGGTCGGTTTCCCTTTCACAGAGCCTCAGTGCAGCCAAACTCGGAGATCCTGGACGCTGTTCTACAGGGTGAGTGAAGAGAGATTACAGCACCATCACAGATTCAAGGTCATCTGGAGATCACGGGTTCCCAACCCTGGGCCTGGAGGACTCCCGGTCCTGCAAACCCGCTCTATCACATCCACTCATATTcagaaaaggctgttaattagctgattagttaaatcaggtgtgctgggagagaagaaaatgctgGACAGAGGGTCAATGTTTCCCAAAGTGTGGACCGCAGCCCCCTGGTGCCTGAAGATGTTACTACAAGTCAATCATTTACAATGAAAAATACTCACTCACTTGCTCTCTATCCCGTGTACaaggtcacgggggcctggaaccCATCCCAGGATACTTGGTGTGGTACATCCTAGACAGGGTACCAATCAATCtcaggacacacactcacacactcattcgaGATAATTgaatctgcatgtctatgggaggaaaccggagaaaacccaccaagcacagggagaacatgcaaactctatgcacacagaccccgaggcgggaatcgaacccggaacctggaggtgcaaggtgccagtgctaacctctaaacCAGAACTTAAATAGAGCAATGTCGTGTCAGAGCTTAATAATGAATAGGGCAAACTGATTAATAGAGCACATCGTACTTTAGGTTGTAAATTGTAGTGTAAGTGAATATAACAGCAGTATTCTGATATTACTGCACAGTACAGTACTACAGCAGAGGTAAGGAATAAGCTACAGTGATGTTATGCCTGTGAGTTAATATGTGATTGTTCTGGCTTGTTCAGCGTCCCGTGAGTTGAGCGTAGAGGAAGTTACAGCTGACGGTGAGACGGCGCTGACGCTCGCTGCCCAGGCTGGATGTGTGGAGAACGTGAAGGTGCTGCTGCAGCATGGCGCGTCCCCGCacaacacaaacagcaaaaacgaGACGCCACTCCTGCTCGGTAACGATTCAATGTCGAATTTACAGCATATGCACTTTCGCAGAGAGGTAGCtcttaattttctttctttaaagctTTTCCTACAGGACTTTATTGATTCGACTGTAAATCTACATCATATCCGAGGGGTGTCCAGTGTATTAATAAGTCTGCATGTGTGATCTGTCCTTCCTCAGCGGTCAGGGTTTGCTCCTATGACATGGTCCTGAGTCTGATATCAGGCGGGGCGTCTGTGGAGCAGGTGTGTCTGAAGAAGTGGACAGCCACTCACGAGGCGGCCAAGGTGGGCTGTGCCGACATCCTGATGTTGCTCCTGAGGCACGGCGGAAAGGTCACGGTTCGGGACGGACACGGTGTCACACCGCTGGGAGTCGCCGCTGAGTATGGCCATCCCGACATCTTGGAAATCCTCATTCGAAACAGTGAGATGGACGTACAGTTGATGTTCTACACAGTGTTTTGAACGAGGACTGATACTGTTCTAATACTTCTAATACTACTGTCAGCATAAGAATCTGAATAATTCATGCATCATATACAGTGATGACCATAATaacataatactgtacattcatcacacacatctcaaacaacacaacacagcacTGTTACCATCGCAATGTCTGAATACTGTACCTTAAATAGAAAATGCAGTCTCACATGAAATTTACATTACACTGGAATAGGAAATGACAGCAGGATGCAGTTCGGAGTCTGTAATCTAGTGTGGATACCAGCAATAAACAGATAGAGAGATACGATTAGATACAAAAGCAactccaaaccatttccacatgtttgggtcgttaaaggagttcccgggaggccagcgtttcagacatgaagcaggcagtctgatcatggctccagtgtactgagaaaacgttttaccttgatggtgtccaagcactagtgtaaCACTGGGATAAACGCATTAGTCTAGCAGgggattatgtagagaaataaagggagaatTTACGTTTTGTTagtctgcacaatcaaaaatcccgGTTTAACTTAAACGCCTTGTATGTagtaaacagtaataatgtatcGAGGTAGACATACTAgcctaatatttttaaaaaccagTGTAAATCACTATAAAGTCGCCATATCAAGTTGTAGAGAGAGAATAATCTCtaaataattacttagtctactATTCAGACCTTTAAAAAACAATGCTGCATATTTACCTGTTTATGTTAAAACACATTACTTTCGTTACCAGGAGATATTCAGTACTTACTCATGCTTTTCTTCTCCACCAGGGGGTGATGTCTTGGCACGGGCCAGTAACGGAGACACGGTGCTATATGATGCCGCCGGCTCGGGAAACCTTGATTGTATCCTCCTTCTTCTTCATCACGGTGCAAACCCTAACGTGGCCAGTTTGGCCTTTCAGCTTCCCATTCATCGTGCTGCATATGAAGGCCATTATTTGTGAGTTTGGAACATGAGACACAATGTGGCTCAACACTTATAAGAGCTGTTGGTAGAACTCATGGCCAGTGGTATACTGTAAGCGAGACACAGAAAGGAAATCAGGCTAGTTTGGGAAGAGAgtgaagcactttcagcaataatgataatgttatgtcattttaaacaacatgcTGTCTCCTTAATAATTACTACTTAAGTCGTTCCGAGTTGCCTCTGAACCATCCATGATCATAACACGAGGCTGAATTCCAAGTCTCTCTTTAGCCTctgcactacttggtgtgtgggacAAGTGATTGTACCCCCTACAGCGCGCACTAGCTTTGCATTTAGCGCTATTAGGGATTCAATCCCAGAACCTGGAAGTTAATGGAGCTTTACAGTagaataagtgtaaatataaagtgaCAATAATTGATTTAAAGGACTATTCACCACCCTTGTTTACCTTtctgcaacatacagtagtaccgGTGAGAAATTTAAACCTACTTTCACACCTATTACAGTATTTCTGAATtgctaaaacacattttttgaatgtttctctcactttctcaaAACCTTAAACACAAATCACCAAACTTAAGCTACACTGTCAGAACCTTTGACTTGTCTTGCTATATCAAACACTTGATTCAGAACTATGTTATCTTTACCCAAACACTGttttcagataaaaccaaaCATCCAGCTAATGCATAAACACTACACAGCAGTCATTACACACTACAGAGATAAATGCAAAACACTGCACTCAGGGCAGAGTAGgggaaaaaatgtatttattatgaaGTATTTGCACAATCTTGCACACATATAAAtgtagtcaaaaaaaaaaaaatgcagcagaTCGATAGCAAGCAATGTCTTGGAATCATTCTGCCTCAGCATCATGCCTCTGGGCATGGTCAGGCCACAGGATCTCATCAACGTCACAAGCAATCCTGTCCCTTGCTAAACAACGGGGAAAGAATCCTTTAGCATGCCGAATCCAACCTTGAACCGCTTCCACTCCAATGTCGTCACATGCTGCATCTATTGACTGAAGGAGATTTTCCTGTGTATAAGGATTTCTGTCATAGACCTTCCACCtccatgcagaaaaaaattcttCAATGAAATTAAGGAAGGGCGAGTATGGTGGGAGGCACACATTTATAAAACGTGGGTTATTTTTAAACCACTCACGGATTCTAGGACCACGTTGAAAGTTCACATTGTCCCAGATTACCAAATACATGGGATGCTCTGCCTGCTCACCTCTCTCTTCACGTCTCAGTAATGCTTCCTGTAGAGCATACAGAAACGTTAGAAGCTGGGCAGTGTTGTAAGGCCCTAAAGACACATGGCGGTGAATAACCCCGTAGCTGCTGATGGCAGCACATATGGTCACGTTGCCACTACGCTGCCCTGGCAACTCCACAATGGCACGTTGACCAATAATGTTGCGGCCTCTCCTTCTCCTCTTGGTGAGATTGAAGCCAGCTTCATCCAAGAAGATGCACTCATGAGGCCTCTCCATGGAATCCAGTTGAAACATTCTCTatagaaaagaacaaaaatttatttttaaagtaacgTAAATTACATAGCGTTCCAGGCTTCATGCCTCTACATACATGTGCTGCATTACATTCAACACAGTAAAGATGTAGAGTAACTCAATAGTGCTGTGTAGTCTCTGGACATGATTACTTACTTGTACATGTTGATATCGTAGCTCTTTTACCCTTTCAGAATTTCTCTCAAATGGTACTCTGTAGGCTTGTTAGAGACTTATCAGGTTGCGTTTCAGGACACGGTCAATTGTGGAGAGACTCACACTGTTGATTCCTTCAAAGTTCACCTTGTCTTGTCTCTGTTGTATTTCACGCAGACGAATGAGATTATTTTGAAGGACCATATTGACAATAATGGTCTCCTGCTGTTGTGAGAACATACCCCTCCTTCCACCGGCATGTGGCATTCTTTCAATTCTAGCAAATAAAACCTCTTGTTAGAATTGTACAGACAGGCCTAATGCATTGAAATGTCACCAGATATGTACAATACataaaatactattttttttagtacTACTATTAGTTTTACTGTAATACTGCTAGAAAAGGGCCAATTTTTAGAGATATGTTACAGTAATTTACTGAGTTGTTCCACAACTgtacgtactgtactgtaagtttgaGGGACCACAAATGATAGTACACTTACCTGTTCTCTTCTCTGAATGTCCTGACAGTGGAGGCCACTGAGAACCTGCTTATATTTGGTTGAACTCGTAGTCCTGCTTCCCTCATACTTATTCCATGAACCAGAACATGGTGTATGATTGTTTTCATTGAAAATGAtggctcttcttcttcttcctcctcctctgtctcttcCTCCTCTGTCTCTTCCACTTCCTCCTTCTTTCCTGCCCTTCATTGTGAAAATCACACATGCCATTTGGATTTGACATGGCTTTATATCCTGATTATTGATTAGGTGCAACACATTACtgatttaaaattaatgtgTGTTAAATTTTGAGTGCTTGTGTGTTACCGATGACAACAGTGTGTTGCTTGTGTTTCACTTTTGGGGCTGTGTTGTGCCATTCTGAGTTGAAGTGCACCACAATGCTACATGTGCCTTGTCAATGacaatgtgtttacagtttTGCACAAAGACTGATTCCAATTTGCTAGTTGTGTCTAACCACATGAGTAACCACAAGTGTTTAAAGTTCTGCAAACTGTGTGATTCAATCAATAAAGTGGTTTGTACACTTGTAACTTTGGTTTTGCAAATGGATTTTAGTGTTTAAGCAATTCAGAAATACTGTAATTGGAAGATCGACGGTTCGAGCCGCggctccgccaggttgccgctgttgggcccttgagcgaggcccttaaccctgtctgctccaggggcagtgtaaaatggctgacccccgcactctgacccctgcctactaacaagaagatGAACCTATATGTGTTCCTAGCTTAGCATTTATTCATaacatctatttattttaatctgcaGGGCTCTGAAAACATTTATCCCTATCACGACTAAGAGGGCCATACGCCAGTCTGGGATGAGTCCGGTGCACTCGGCGGCAGACGGAGGTCACGCTTCCTGCCTGAATTTACTCATCGAAAAAGGCTTTGATGTCAACAGTCTTCTGGGTGACCACATTTCCGACCACTACGTCGACATGAGGAAGACGCCGCTGTATTTTGCAGTGTGCAACAACGACGTGACGTGTACTGAAATGCTGCTGGAGGCAGGGGCGAACCCTAACCTCGACCCTCTGTTCTGCCTCCTCGTAGCGGTCAGGGCCAGCCACTATGAACTTGTGCGGCTGTTGCTGGCCCACGGCGCGAACGCGAACTGCTTCTTCACAGCCGTCTGTGACACAGTGTTCCCTACAGCTCTACAGTACTGTCTCCACGATGAAATGATGATGCGCTTATTACTCAACAACAGCTATCGTGTTGAGAGCTGCTTTCAGTGCGAGCACAGATTTTGCATTTCTGCACAGAGCTACACGGCGACCGGTGACACTGGCAACAAAGTGACGGTGAGATCAAGTTCTGCTCCAGCTCAGTATATTCATGTGTTAAAATTGTCCAGAGCcgtaatactattattattcttaCTTTTGTGATCATTACGGTAGTGATTAGTAGCTACTGTAGGTGTTACTAACAAGATGCGCAagattatcaggaaaaaaagaaggacaTCTGTCATTTAGAGATTGTTAGTGTTCAGCGATTTGGAAAAGGTTAAAGGGTGATCTCCAAACTATTTGACATTTTTGAGACAGAAAAGCATTATCTTCCCAGAAATAGGTGTCCTAGCAAGTTTAGTAGAAGGACCAACGAGAAATCCAGACAAgcgacgttcaagtcaaagcgtgACTTTTGATTGGGCAGAATAAGAGAACACAGTTATGGGAGTAAACACTctgctgctacactaatgcacttatcccagtgtttcactagtgcttggataccattaaggtagaaagtacaccagagccatgctcagactgcctgcttaatgactgaaacgccggcctcccaggaactcctttaaacacCCAATGATGTAGAAATTGCTTGGAGTGAGGTctggactgtacgggggatgtagcaataactcccagccgagttcctgtaatgtgcaagtgatgttggTGATTGAAGTTTAAcaccaatttttaaaaatcaggtgTTCTAATCCCTGAATATTCATGGGAACgattgcagtgggctctgagccacctcggtcgtacagctttctttaaaaagaattgcatgattcaaatgttttacctgagcaaggcccttaaccctcaactgctcagatgtataatgagataaaaatgtaagtcgctctggataagggcgtctgccggATGCCTGTACTCAAGCTAAGCCAGTACATTGAGCTCAACGCTAACGTGCTACATGTTCTGTGTCTGTTAGTTTTGTGATTTCATCAGTGTGACCTGGCTGAAGCACCTGGTTGGCAGAGTTGTGCGATCTCTCCTAGACTATGTCAAGCACATTCCCATCTGCCCCAAACTGCAGCAGATCCTAGAGATGCAAAAGGAGTGGCCTGAAATCTGTGACATTCTCAGTAAGCCCCGGTGTAATGTGTTATATTTTACTCTACtcatgtatacagtaaatgtaataaGAAATACATGTTTCTGTTATATGTGTATTTAGGAAACCCACGCACTCTCCAGCACCTGTGCAGACTGGTTATAAGGAAGAAGATAAACCTGCGGAGACTAAACAACCCCAGATTCATGGGTGTGCTGTCTTTCCCTTCTGCACTAAAGAACTACTTGATCTACAAGGAATACGACCTGTatggaaaaatgtaaaattgaattgctgtataatatattaaatgtagctttattatgtattataGTATGATGTATGATTTTAGGTACTTTTTACTACTATTGTTTTTCTACtagattattatttaatatgcaAAGCTGGTTGAGACATCCCCCAAAAGACTTACAGCTGTAATTGTAATGAAAGGTGATAATCTACTGTAAGTActgactcagggggctgaatacaaatgcatgccatacttttctgatttctgtttgtaaaaaaattgaaaaccatttatcattttccttccatttcacaatcatgtgccactttgtgttggtcaaTTAcgtaaaatcccaataaaatatatttacgtttgtggttgtaatgtgatAATGTGgttgcacctgtttctcactggtttgtgcttgaatgattcataggccactgtgtggcttaacagaAATAATCCTCCTGAAACTGGTCGCGTACaaaactggactgaaaatggaAGCCTAAACAGACTactttaaaatacaagaaagtctccCTTTGAAagaacaataatgaaaaaacatacatactgtacagtatatacataaacagtatgtgatgagaactcacaggattggagCTAAACATCTGTGTGTCTATACAGTAGGAAAGCTAGCTGTTAGTGAgactattgaaaaaaaatggcttcAATTTTCTAGGAAttataaagattggactttggaacaAGGAACAAAGGTCATTAGGTTCTGATGAGGTC contains the following coding sequences:
- the asb15b gene encoding ankyrin repeat and SOCS box protein 15b; the protein is MAEPLDEEEEEQQLIDFAIRRSLQDSTVPMCTKWSMTETASDENLKILAAIDQGDLDTLQGLQGKSSGFNETDRRGRFPFHRASVQPNSEILDAVLQASRELSVEEVTADGETALTLAAQAGCVENVKVLLQHGASPHNTNSKNETPLLLAVRVCSYDMVLSLISGGASVEQVCLKKWTATHEAAKVGCADILMLLLRHGGKVTVRDGHGVTPLGVAAEYGHPDILEILIRNRGDVLARASNGDTVLYDAAGSGNLDCILLLLHHGANPNVASLAFQLPIHRAAYEGHYLALKTFIPITTKRAIRQSGMSPVHSAADGGHASCLNLLIEKGFDVNSLLGDHISDHYVDMRKTPLYFAVCNNDVTCTEMLLEAGANPNLDPLFCLLVAVRASHYELVRLLLAHGANANCFFTAVCDTVFPTALQYCLHDEMMMRLLLNNSYRVESCFQCEHRFCISAQSYTATGDTGNKVTFCDFISVTWLKHLVGRVVRSLLDYVKHIPICPKLQQILEMQKEWPEICDILRNPRTLQHLCRLVIRKKINLRRLNNPRFMGVLSFPSALKNYLIYKEYDLYGKM